From the Chloroflexus aurantiacus J-10-fl genome, one window contains:
- a CDS encoding iron-siderophore ABC transporter substrate-binding protein, translated as MTAFQRISMLIVCLILISGCAQQTAGQNPTSTPDLATTPALTVATPTVASQTDPAATQSCQPGFRSFDHELLATEPLCIPENPERIIALDMASVEMVLLTEKTLLATSGWILSELPLLAPQFAERLTTVEDVGYPANLEKVALLKPDLILAVGGTTVGETIDVDQAQQIAPVVFADPVIYNDWKLGMRLWADVLNASDMYEAMLANYEQRISELRAALGDRIQQEISVIATSTYGTSLWMPDTPPGAILSDVGLQRPPSQRFVGEAAQAEYGAAQYIMISDERLDLADGDAIFFFTYASSNPETAAAEDAHLKAFVEKPIWQSLNAVKAGQAFLVPGYWWRSQTFILANRVLDDLFTHLAGTQATTPVLIP; from the coding sequence CAACAACACCAGCTCTCACGGTCGCCACACCAACCGTTGCCTCACAAACCGATCCCGCAGCGACGCAGTCTTGTCAGCCGGGCTTTCGCAGTTTTGATCACGAACTCCTTGCTACCGAACCACTCTGCATTCCCGAAAATCCTGAACGGATTATCGCCCTCGACATGGCCTCCGTTGAAATGGTGTTACTGACGGAGAAGACCCTGCTGGCCACCAGTGGGTGGATCTTGAGCGAGCTACCCCTACTCGCACCGCAGTTTGCCGAACGGCTGACGACAGTCGAAGATGTTGGCTACCCTGCCAATCTGGAGAAGGTCGCCCTGTTAAAACCTGACCTTATTCTAGCCGTTGGTGGCACAACGGTAGGTGAAACGATTGATGTTGATCAAGCCCAACAGATTGCACCCGTAGTCTTTGCCGATCCGGTCATCTACAACGACTGGAAACTGGGTATGCGCTTGTGGGCCGACGTTCTCAATGCTTCTGATATGTATGAGGCAATGCTGGCTAATTATGAACAGCGTATTAGTGAGCTACGAGCAGCGCTCGGTGATCGCATCCAACAGGAAATCTCAGTAATTGCTACCAGTACTTATGGTACTTCGCTGTGGATGCCCGATACACCTCCCGGCGCTATACTGAGCGATGTCGGGCTGCAGCGACCACCATCACAACGGTTTGTCGGTGAAGCCGCACAAGCCGAATACGGCGCAGCACAATACATTATGATCTCTGATGAACGGCTCGATCTCGCCGATGGTGATGCGATCTTCTTCTTCACCTATGCCTCAAGCAATCCTGAAACAGCAGCCGCAGAGGATGCTCACCTCAAAGCGTTTGTAGAAAAACCAATCTGGCAGTCGCTGAACGCCGTCAAAGCCGGACAGGCGTTTCTGGTACCGGGTTACTGGTGGCGTTCGCAAACCTTCATTCTGGCCAATCGGGTTCTTGATGATCTGTTTACCCATCTGGCCGGCACCCAGGCAACAACACCGGTTCTGATACCGTAG